One Glycine soja cultivar W05 chromosome 2, ASM419377v2, whole genome shotgun sequence genomic region harbors:
- the LOC114385061 gene encoding phenylalanine--tRNA ligase, chloroplastic/mitochondrial-like isoform X1 — protein MTMVISSVHATLFARASFFCQSSGLRSFRSCLPFSSSAASVSSHNLSRKKWRQPVLSVLDLGGVKISREGTLDVVRDDPANNVPDNIFSKLGVQLHRRDQHPLGILKNAIYEYFDTNYSNKFNKFDDLCPIVSVKQNFDDVLFPEDHVSRSYNDTYYIDPQTVLRCHTSAHQAELLRSEYTHFLVTGDVYRRDSIDSTHYPVFHQMEGFRVFVPEEWEGSGMDATLFAATDLKQCLEGLARHLFGAVEMRWVDTYFPFTNPSFELEIYFKEKWLEVLGCGVTEQEILKRNGKPNKVAWAFGLGLERLAMVLFDIPDIRLFWSNDERFTSQFSKGQLGVKFKPFSKYPPCYKDMSFWISESFTENNLCEVVRGIAGDLVEEVQLIDNFTNKKGMTSHCYRIAYRSMERSLTDEEINDLQWKVREQVQSKLNVVLR, from the exons ATGACAATGGTGATCTCTTCTGTTCATGCCACACTATTTGCCAGGGCCTCTTTCTTTTGCCAAAGTAGTGGCCTAAGAAGCTTTAGATCGTGTTTACCTTTCTCATCTTCAGCTGCTTCTGTCTCCTCTCACAATCTTTCACGGAAGAAATGGAGGCAGCCAGTGTTGTCAGTGTTGGATCTTGGCGGAGTCAAGATAAGCAGAGAAGGTACTCTGG ATGTGGTGAGGGATGATCCGGCAAACAATGTGCCAgacaatatattttcaaaacttgGAGTGCAGCTTCACCGGAGGGATCAACACCCTCTTGGGATACTGAAGAATGCGATATACGAGTATTTTGACACTAATTATTCAAATAAGTTCAACAAGTTTGATGATCTTTGTCCTATTGTTTCAGTGAAGCag AATTTCGATGATGTCTTGTTTCCTGAAGACCATGTAAGTAGAAGCTATAATGATACTTACTACATAGATCCTCAGACTGTTTTAAGGTGTCACACAAGTGCTCATCAGGCAGAATTATTGAGAAGTGAATACACCCATTTCCTTGTTACAGGAGATGTTTACCGTAGGGATTCAATTGATTCAACTCATTATCCTGTCTTCCATCAA ATGGAAGGCTTTCGGGTTTTTGTTCCAGAAGAATGGGAGGGATCTGGAATGGATGCCACATTATTTGCAGCAACAGACTTAAAGCAATGCCTTGAGGGTCTAGCACGCCATTTATTTG GTGCTGTGGAAATGCGCTGGGTGGATACTTATTTCCCATTTACTAATCCATCATTTGAACTTGAAATTTATTTCAAG GAAAAGTGGTTGGAAGTTTTGGGGTGTGGAGTGACAGAGCAAGAGATTCTGAAGAGAAATGGGAAACCTAATAAGGTTGCTTGGGCTTTTGGCCTAGGGTTGGAGAGGTTAGCTATGGTTCTATTTGACATACCTGATATTCGTCTCTTTTGGTCAAATGATGAGCGATTTACCTCTCAG TTTTCCAAGGGTCAGTTGGGAGTCAAAtttaagccattttcaaag TATCCTCCTTGTTACAAGGACATGAGTTTCTGGATCAGTGAATCATTTACTGAAAACAATCTGTGTGAAGTTGTTAGAGGAATAGCCGGGGATCTTGTAGAGGAG GTGCAATTAATAGACAACTTCACCAACAAGAAAGGAATGACCAGCCACTGCTATAGGATTGCATATAGGTCTATGGAACGTTCTCTCACTGATGAGGAAATAAACGATCTGCag TGGAAAGTAAGAGAACAGGTGCAGAGCAAATTGAATGTTGTCTTAAGATGA
- the LOC114385049 gene encoding uncharacterized protein LOC114385049, producing MALFFSHHPLLHGNKLLLALQSQRITSSKPNNTCAFTYPSIRCCSSLNQKNSINLKTCKNCKTQFDPSLNHPHACRFHTSHFGGETKRKFESVYEGGTMNTPDSGKVFQYWHCCGSEDPFDPGCTASPHSSYDD from the exons ATggctctcttcttttctcatcATCCTCTTCTTCATGGGAACAAATTACTTTTAGCTCTGCAGTCACAACGCATAACTTCATCAAAGCCCAACAACACATGCGCGTTCACATACCCATCTATTCGGTGTTGCTCAAGTTTGAACCAGAAAAACAGCATCAACCTCAAAACTTGCAAGAACTGCAAAACCCAATTCGACCCTTCACTCAATCACCCTCATGCTTGTCGATTTCACACTTCCCATTTTGGAG GAGAAACTAAGAGAAAGTTTGAGAGTGTGTATGAAGGGGGCACAATGAATACTCCTGACTCTGGCAAAGTTTTTCAGTATTGGCATTGCTGTGGTTCTGAAGATCCATTCGATCCTGGTTGCACTGCTTCTCCTCATTCTTCATATGATGATTGA
- the LOC114385056 gene encoding ATP-dependent Clp protease proteolytic subunit 3, chloroplastic-like, with amino-acid sequence MEVSLSSTSCIPLSSKLKHKHGLFHSQIPIHTASTKTRRTKPLSVVNASRQTLSSNWLVSPHDFSASTASPWLPRFEELDATNMLLRQRIIFLGSQVDDMTADFIISQLLFLDAEDSKKDIKLFINSPGGSVTAGMGIYDAMKLCKADVSTVCLGLAASMGAFILASGTKGKRYCMPNSRVMIHQPLGTAGGKATEMSIRIREMAYHKIKINKILSRITGKPEEQIELDTDRDNFMNPWEAKEYGLVDGVIDDGKPGLVAPIGDSSPPPKTRVWDLWKIEGSRKAKKNLPSEHKFLQNASKGSDGDKGTGQEGETPVAV; translated from the exons atggaggtGAGTTTATCCTCAACATCATGTATACCCTTAAGCTCGAAGTTGAAGCATAAGCATGGCCTTTTCCACTCTCAAATTCCCATTCACACAGCTTCAACCAAAACCAGAAGAACCAAACCTTTGTCCGTTGTTAACGCCTCCAGACAAACCTTGTCTTCCAATTGGCTCGTTTCTCCACACGATTTTTCTGCATCCACCGCTTCCCCATGGCTTCCCAGATTCGAAGAGCTCGACGCCACCAACATGCTTCTCCGTCAAAGAATTATCTTTTTGGGTTCTcag gTGGATGATATGACTGCAGATTTTATCATTAGTCAGCTTTTGTTTTTGGATGCTGAAGACTCCAAGAAGGATATCAAGTTATTTATAAACTCACCTGGTGGTTCTGTAACTGCTG GAATGGGAatttatgatgccatgaagttATGCAAGGCCGATGTGTCAACTGTTTGCCTTGGGCTTGCTGCATCCATGGGTGCATTTATCCTTGCTTCTGGTACAAAAGGCAAGAGGTATTGTATGCCAAATTCAAGAGTTATGATTCATCAACCACTTGGAACGGCTGGTGGAAAA GCTACAGAAATGAGCATTCGCATAAGAGAAATGGCATATCACAAGATTAAGATAAACAAGATACTATCACGAATTACAGGGAAACCTGAAGAGCAG ATTGAATTGGACACTGATCGTGATAATTTTATGAATCCTTGGGAAGCCAAGGAATATGGTTTAGTTGATGGTGTTATTGATGATGGAAAACCAGGATTGGTTGCACCAATTGGAGATTCATCACCACCACCAAAAACTCGGGTATGGGATCTATGGAAAATTGAAGGAAGCCGGAAAGCCAAGAAAAATTTGCCCTCAGAGCACAAGTTTTTGCAGAATGCATCCAAAGGAAGTGATGGTGATAAGGGCACTGGACAAGAAGGGGAAACACCCGTTGCTGTATAA
- the LOC114385061 gene encoding phenylalanine--tRNA ligase, chloroplastic/mitochondrial-like isoform X2 has protein sequence MTMVISSVHATLFARASFFCQSSGLRSFRSCLPFSSSAASVSSHNLSRKKWRQPVLSVLDLGGVKISREDVVRDDPANNVPDNIFSKLGVQLHRRDQHPLGILKNAIYEYFDTNYSNKFNKFDDLCPIVSVKQNFDDVLFPEDHVSRSYNDTYYIDPQTVLRCHTSAHQAELLRSEYTHFLVTGDVYRRDSIDSTHYPVFHQMEGFRVFVPEEWEGSGMDATLFAATDLKQCLEGLARHLFGAVEMRWVDTYFPFTNPSFELEIYFKEKWLEVLGCGVTEQEILKRNGKPNKVAWAFGLGLERLAMVLFDIPDIRLFWSNDERFTSQFSKGQLGVKFKPFSKYPPCYKDMSFWISESFTENNLCEVVRGIAGDLVEEVQLIDNFTNKKGMTSHCYRIAYRSMERSLTDEEINDLQWKVREQVQSKLNVVLR, from the exons ATGACAATGGTGATCTCTTCTGTTCATGCCACACTATTTGCCAGGGCCTCTTTCTTTTGCCAAAGTAGTGGCCTAAGAAGCTTTAGATCGTGTTTACCTTTCTCATCTTCAGCTGCTTCTGTCTCCTCTCACAATCTTTCACGGAAGAAATGGAGGCAGCCAGTGTTGTCAGTGTTGGATCTTGGCGGAGTCAAGATAAGCAGAGAAG ATGTGGTGAGGGATGATCCGGCAAACAATGTGCCAgacaatatattttcaaaacttgGAGTGCAGCTTCACCGGAGGGATCAACACCCTCTTGGGATACTGAAGAATGCGATATACGAGTATTTTGACACTAATTATTCAAATAAGTTCAACAAGTTTGATGATCTTTGTCCTATTGTTTCAGTGAAGCag AATTTCGATGATGTCTTGTTTCCTGAAGACCATGTAAGTAGAAGCTATAATGATACTTACTACATAGATCCTCAGACTGTTTTAAGGTGTCACACAAGTGCTCATCAGGCAGAATTATTGAGAAGTGAATACACCCATTTCCTTGTTACAGGAGATGTTTACCGTAGGGATTCAATTGATTCAACTCATTATCCTGTCTTCCATCAA ATGGAAGGCTTTCGGGTTTTTGTTCCAGAAGAATGGGAGGGATCTGGAATGGATGCCACATTATTTGCAGCAACAGACTTAAAGCAATGCCTTGAGGGTCTAGCACGCCATTTATTTG GTGCTGTGGAAATGCGCTGGGTGGATACTTATTTCCCATTTACTAATCCATCATTTGAACTTGAAATTTATTTCAAG GAAAAGTGGTTGGAAGTTTTGGGGTGTGGAGTGACAGAGCAAGAGATTCTGAAGAGAAATGGGAAACCTAATAAGGTTGCTTGGGCTTTTGGCCTAGGGTTGGAGAGGTTAGCTATGGTTCTATTTGACATACCTGATATTCGTCTCTTTTGGTCAAATGATGAGCGATTTACCTCTCAG TTTTCCAAGGGTCAGTTGGGAGTCAAAtttaagccattttcaaag TATCCTCCTTGTTACAAGGACATGAGTTTCTGGATCAGTGAATCATTTACTGAAAACAATCTGTGTGAAGTTGTTAGAGGAATAGCCGGGGATCTTGTAGAGGAG GTGCAATTAATAGACAACTTCACCAACAAGAAAGGAATGACCAGCCACTGCTATAGGATTGCATATAGGTCTATGGAACGTTCTCTCACTGATGAGGAAATAAACGATCTGCag TGGAAAGTAAGAGAACAGGTGCAGAGCAAATTGAATGTTGTCTTAAGATGA